One window of the Chanodichthys erythropterus isolate Z2021 chromosome 2, ASM2448905v1, whole genome shotgun sequence genome contains the following:
- the irx1a gene encoding iroquois-class homeodomain protein IRX-1a isoform X1, which translates to MSFPQLGYPQYLSASQAVYGGDRPGVLTPSSRGGSAEIGGSASAAAAAVSSVLGMYPYAHNYSAFLPYTSADLALFSQMGSQYDLKDSPGVHPASFAAHTSPAFYPYGQFQYGDPARPKNATRESTSTLKAWLNEHRKNPYPTKGEKIMLAIITKMTLTQVSTWFANARRRLKKENKVTWGARSKEDEDGNIFGSDNEGDAEKNEDEEEIDLESIDIDKIDDNDGDQSNEEDEEKRGELESLQEKRRALALEAHEAYEKSKSNVISAGKEPSDANNNTRVLSPSRQGGFQVPVSNKPKIWSLAETATSPDSSQKPTSPSVPATPAGTHPAFLPSHGLYTCQIGKFHNWTNGAFLGQNSLLNVRSFLGVNQHHHNHPVHSQQQQQPSSVVVSSMAAVSSEKAPEDLSPKHIDRENVLRNESPTQPLKSSFRPLHDSPRNQQESTQRVLTALSSA; encoded by the exons ATGTCTTTCCCCCAGCTGGGTTACCCGCAGTATTTAAGTGCCTCCCAGGCGGTGTACGGAGGCGATCGCCCGGGAGTGCTAACTCCGTCGTCCCGCGGAGGGAGCGCTGAGATCGGGGGAAGCGCGTCGGCGGCGGCCGCTGCAGTGTCCTCGGTGTTGGGCATGTACCCGTACGCACACAACTACAGCGCCTTTCTGCCTTACACCAGCGCCGATCTGGCTCTTTTCTCTCAAATG GGCTCTCAGTATGATTTAAAAGACAGCCCTGGCGTTCACCCTGCCAGCTTTGCTGCCCACACGAGCCCTGCCTTCTATCCCTACGGCCAGTTCCAGTATGGAGACCCTGCCAGGCCTAAAAACGCCACACGGGAGAGTACCAGCACTCTGAAGGCCTGGCTCAACGAGCACAGGAAAAACCCCTATCCCACCAAAGGCGAGAAGATCATGCTGGCCATCATCACCAAGATGACCCTCACGCAAGTGTCCACCTGGTTCGCCAACGCCAGGCGGAGACTCAAGAAGGAGAACAAGGTGACATGGGGCGCCAGAAGTAAAGAAGATGAAGATGGCAATATATTTGGGAGCGATAACGAGGGGGACGCCGAAAAGAACGAAGATGAAGAGGAAATAGATTTGGAGAGCATAGATATCGACAAGATCGACGACAACGATGGAGATCAAAGCAACGAGGAGGATGAGGAAAAGCGCGGGGAGCTCGAGAGCCTGCAGGAGAAGCGGCGCGCGCTTGCGCTGGAGGCTCACGAGGCCTACGAGAAATCCAAATCAAACGTCATTTCTGCCGGGAAAGAGCCGTCTGACGCAAACAACAACACCAGGGTTCTGTCGCCGAGTCGGCAGGGAGGTTTTCAAGTTCCAGTTAGCAATAAGCCCAAAATATGGTCGTTAGCAGAAACCGCGACCAGTCCAGATAGCTCGCAAAAACCTACGTCACCCTCAGTTCCCGCCACTCCCGCGGGCACACACCCGGCCTTCCTGCCCAGCCACGGACTGTACACGTGCCAGATTGGGAAGTTCCACAACTGGACAAATGGCGCGTTTCTGGGCCAAAACTCCCTGCTGAACGTCCGCTCTTTCTTGGGCGTCAATCAGCATCACCATAATCATCCTGTTCACtcgcagcagcagcagcagccctCGTCGGTGGTGGTGTCATCTATGGCAGCCGTGAGCAGTGAAAAGGCGCCAGAGGACCTGAGTCCAAAACACATAG ATCGGGAAAATGTCCTCAGAAATGAATCACCAACGCAACCTTTAAAGTCATCGTTTCGTCCTCTTCATGACAG CCCGAGAAACCAGCAGGAATCAACACAGAGGGTCCTAACAGCTCTCTCTTCCGCTTGA
- the irx1a gene encoding iroquois-class homeodomain protein IRX-1a isoform X2: MSFPQLGYPQYLSASQAVYGGDRPGVLTPSSRGGSAEIGGSASAAAAAVSSVLGMYPYAHNYSAFLPYTSADLALFSQMGSQYDLKDSPGVHPASFAAHTSPAFYPYGQFQYGDPARPKNATRESTSTLKAWLNEHRKNPYPTKGEKIMLAIITKMTLTQVSTWFANARRRLKKENKVTWGARSKEDEDGNIFGSDNEGDAEKNEDEEEIDLESIDIDKIDDNDGDQSNEEDEEKRGELESLQEKRRALALEAHEAYEKSKSNVISAGKEPSDANNNTRVLSPSRQGGFQVPVSNKPKIWSLAETATSPDSSQKPTSPSVPATPAGTHPAFLPSHGLYTCQIGKFHNWTNGAFLGQNSLLNVRSFLGVNQHHHNHPVHSQQQQQPSSVVVSSMAAVSSEKAPEDLSPKHIARETSRNQHRGS; the protein is encoded by the exons ATGTCTTTCCCCCAGCTGGGTTACCCGCAGTATTTAAGTGCCTCCCAGGCGGTGTACGGAGGCGATCGCCCGGGAGTGCTAACTCCGTCGTCCCGCGGAGGGAGCGCTGAGATCGGGGGAAGCGCGTCGGCGGCGGCCGCTGCAGTGTCCTCGGTGTTGGGCATGTACCCGTACGCACACAACTACAGCGCCTTTCTGCCTTACACCAGCGCCGATCTGGCTCTTTTCTCTCAAATG GGCTCTCAGTATGATTTAAAAGACAGCCCTGGCGTTCACCCTGCCAGCTTTGCTGCCCACACGAGCCCTGCCTTCTATCCCTACGGCCAGTTCCAGTATGGAGACCCTGCCAGGCCTAAAAACGCCACACGGGAGAGTACCAGCACTCTGAAGGCCTGGCTCAACGAGCACAGGAAAAACCCCTATCCCACCAAAGGCGAGAAGATCATGCTGGCCATCATCACCAAGATGACCCTCACGCAAGTGTCCACCTGGTTCGCCAACGCCAGGCGGAGACTCAAGAAGGAGAACAAGGTGACATGGGGCGCCAGAAGTAAAGAAGATGAAGATGGCAATATATTTGGGAGCGATAACGAGGGGGACGCCGAAAAGAACGAAGATGAAGAGGAAATAGATTTGGAGAGCATAGATATCGACAAGATCGACGACAACGATGGAGATCAAAGCAACGAGGAGGATGAGGAAAAGCGCGGGGAGCTCGAGAGCCTGCAGGAGAAGCGGCGCGCGCTTGCGCTGGAGGCTCACGAGGCCTACGAGAAATCCAAATCAAACGTCATTTCTGCCGGGAAAGAGCCGTCTGACGCAAACAACAACACCAGGGTTCTGTCGCCGAGTCGGCAGGGAGGTTTTCAAGTTCCAGTTAGCAATAAGCCCAAAATATGGTCGTTAGCAGAAACCGCGACCAGTCCAGATAGCTCGCAAAAACCTACGTCACCCTCAGTTCCCGCCACTCCCGCGGGCACACACCCGGCCTTCCTGCCCAGCCACGGACTGTACACGTGCCAGATTGGGAAGTTCCACAACTGGACAAATGGCGCGTTTCTGGGCCAAAACTCCCTGCTGAACGTCCGCTCTTTCTTGGGCGTCAATCAGCATCACCATAATCATCCTGTTCACtcgcagcagcagcagcagccctCGTCGGTGGTGGTGTCATCTATGGCAGCCGTGAGCAGTGAAAAGGCGCCAGAGGACCTGAGTCCAAAACACATAG CCCGAGAAACCAGCAGGAATCAACACAGAGGGTCCTAA